One window of Inquilinus sp. KBS0705 genomic DNA carries:
- a CDS encoding DUF262 domain-containing protein encodes MKKNNLTWTVRDLQEKIDQIEFPEYQREPSVWNLDRKQKLIDSMLRGFDISNIYLNKRNDAVYECIDGRQRINAILSFLGLNDDKESNERSANRMDNNFKFVSSDELLGTQGLQAWNNKRFEDFKGDDELADPILNYQFNVVEISLDDEDKDELLNLMFLRLQLGAHLNAGEKLKAMRGDMRDLIFGELGPYAYFSEILQIPNRRFAMELTASQIALNFYSKAKNDEFHRARFADLQDFFKERSKFTDPDLVLAIKLKERLNEIYQYLNNQNVELRNRAMGISVFFFMNELIESNMAGQIIEFINFLKLFMETLKEQVKKGIDIDPNYRDLLRFQNYISQAAVEKYAIENRHKFLEDYYEYYLLNNEIKTTGSN; translated from the coding sequence ATGAAGAAGAATAATTTAACTTGGACTGTAAGGGATCTGCAAGAAAAAATAGATCAAATAGAGTTTCCTGAATATCAGCGGGAGCCTTCTGTCTGGAACTTAGATCGTAAACAAAAGTTGATAGATTCTATGCTCAGAGGGTTTGATATATCCAATATCTATCTAAATAAGCGAAACGATGCAGTCTACGAATGTATCGATGGTAGACAACGGATTAACGCCATTCTATCTTTCTTAGGGCTAAATGACGATAAAGAGTCCAATGAACGCAGTGCAAATCGAATGGATAACAACTTCAAGTTTGTAAGTTCGGACGAATTGCTGGGTACGCAAGGTTTACAAGCTTGGAATAACAAACGATTTGAAGATTTTAAAGGCGACGATGAGCTTGCTGATCCTATACTCAATTATCAATTTAACGTTGTAGAAATCTCTTTAGATGACGAAGATAAGGATGAATTGCTAAACCTCATGTTTTTGCGCCTACAACTCGGCGCGCATCTTAATGCAGGAGAAAAGTTGAAAGCTATGCGCGGTGACATGCGCGATTTGATTTTCGGAGAGTTAGGACCTTACGCTTACTTCAGCGAAATTTTACAAATCCCGAATCGCCGATTTGCCATGGAATTAACAGCCTCGCAAATCGCTTTAAATTTTTATTCAAAAGCAAAAAATGATGAATTTCATAGGGCTAGATTCGCTGATTTACAAGATTTTTTTAAAGAGCGTTCCAAATTTACAGATCCTGACCTGGTCTTAGCTATAAAGCTAAAAGAACGTCTTAACGAAATCTATCAATATCTGAATAATCAAAATGTTGAGTTAAGAAACAGAGCAATGGGAATTTCTGTTTTCTTTTTCATGAATGAACTAATCGAATCAAATATGGCAGGTCAAATAATTGAATTCATAAATTTCTTAAAATTGTTTATGGAAACACTAAAAGAGCAAGTCAAAAAAGGTATTGATATAGATCCAAATTATCGAGATCTGCTACGTTTCCAAAATTACATTTCCCAGGCAGCCGTTGAAAAGTATGCGATAGAGAACCGACACAAATTTTTGGAGGATTATTATGAGTACTATCTTTTAAATAACGAAATCAAGACCACTGGAAGCAATTGA
- a CDS encoding XcyI family restriction endonuclease, which yields MDSYSDNLRKVKSLLIVTSLQKRTDLKAFDILKDLEISLTWEPFSNLMIDKETWEYVTLEKMYDPKLVFCHPDTLKEKPITSLYYRGLTGLSIKAAKEYIGSIESLETGKNRAVIAPEKALKMARVYNTFICSIIKGATDWTLENGKRTIIATLGITLDGVMRNKVGTIAEERVRSLVYEWLKEKSLIIDPVSDDIMLADTLPKISRLAGGVIMRFSSEPDISFSIETEKGEELLAVVEIKGGIDPAGALERYGAATKSFQHSLQESNKCKNFFLSAVYTTELQKRIQNDRLVEKFYDIIKILEEPDIRDDFFQELFHYTLRLI from the coding sequence ATGGATAGCTATTCAGATAATTTGAGGAAAGTAAAGTCTTTGCTCATTGTTACGTCTCTACAAAAAAGGACAGATTTAAAGGCCTTTGACATTTTAAAAGACTTGGAAATTTCGTTGACCTGGGAGCCATTTTCAAATTTGATGATTGATAAAGAAACATGGGAATATGTGACTTTAGAAAAAATGTATGATCCCAAACTGGTTTTCTGTCACCCCGACACATTAAAGGAAAAGCCGATTACAAGCCTTTACTATAGAGGCTTAACAGGTTTATCGATAAAAGCAGCTAAAGAATATATTGGGTCAATAGAAAGCTTAGAAACCGGCAAAAATCGTGCGGTAATTGCTCCGGAGAAAGCTTTAAAAATGGCGCGCGTATACAACACCTTTATATGTTCGATTATCAAAGGCGCCACAGACTGGACTTTGGAAAATGGTAAAAGAACAATTATTGCAACCTTAGGGATAACGCTTGACGGAGTAATGAGGAATAAGGTGGGTACTATCGCAGAGGAAAGGGTCAGATCTTTGGTTTACGAATGGTTAAAAGAAAAATCATTGATTATAGATCCAGTGTCGGATGACATTATGTTAGCTGACACTTTGCCAAAAATTTCCAGACTCGCCGGCGGCGTAATAATGCGATTTTCTTCTGAACCCGATATCTCTTTTTCTATAGAGACTGAAAAGGGTGAAGAACTTTTGGCGGTAGTAGAAATTAAGGGTGGTATAGATCCTGCTGGCGCTCTTGAACGATACGGCGCAGCGACAAAATCTTTTCAGCACTCACTGCAGGAAAGTAACAAGTGTAAGAATTTTTTTCTTTCTGCGGTTTATACTACAGAGCTTCAAAAGAGAATTCAAAACGACCGACTAGTTGAAAAATTCTATGATATAATTAAAATATTGGAAGAGCCGGACATTAGAGATGACTTTTTCCAAGAGTTATTTCATTATACTTTAAGATTAATATAG